The Deltaproteobacteria bacterium HGW-Deltaproteobacteria-4 genome includes the window AGACAGGAGGAAAGATACCATGCTCAAAGCCAAAGCTTACGCCGCTGCCGGCGCTACTGCTCCCCTCGCCGCCACCATTATCCCACGACGTGATACCACCGAAGACGACGTGCAGATCGAAATCCTTTTCTGCGGCGTTTGTCACTCCGACCTGCACACGGTGCGCGACGAGTGGCACAGCGTCATGCCGACGACCTACCCCTGCGTGCCGGGGCACGAGATCGTCGGCCGCGTCACTGGCATCGGTAGCGCCGTGACCAGGGCCAAGACCGGCGATCTCGTCGGGGTCGGCTGTCTGGTCGACTCCGACCACGACTGCCCGAGCTGCAACCACCACGTCGAACAGTTCTGCCCCTCTGCCACCTTCACCTACAACTCGCCGGACAAACACGGCACCGCCCCGGTCACCTATGGCGGCTACTCCGAGAGGATCGTCGTCGACGAGCGCTTCGTCCTCATCGTCCCGACCAATCTCTCTCTCGCCGGGGTTGCGCCCTTGCTCTGCGCCGGGATCACCACCTGGTCGCCGATGAAGCGCTGGGGGGATCTGAAGGGGAAGAAGGTCGGGGTAGCCGGCCTCGGCGGTCTCGGTCACATGGGGGTCAAGTTCGCCAAGGCCCTCGGCGCGCAGGTCGTCGTCTTCACCACTTCGCCGGGGAAAAGGGAAGATGCCCTGCGCCTCGGCGCTCATGACGTCATCATTTCGAAGAATCAGGAAGAGATGAAGGCGCAGGCCGGCTCCTTCGACTTCATCCTCGATACCATCGCCGCCGACCACGACATCAACGCCTACCTCGGGATGCTCGGCCTTGACGGCGAACTGACCCTGGTCGGCGCGCCGGAGACCCCGCTGCAGGTCTCCGCCTTTGCTCTCCTCTTTGGCCGCAAGCATCTCTCCGGCTCCCTGATCGGCGGGATCAAGGAGACACAGGAGATGCTAGACTTTTGCGGGGCGCACAACATCACCGCCGACGTCGAGATTATCCCAATCCAGAAGGTCAACGAAGCCTACGAGCGGCTGATCAAATCGGATGTGAAGTACCGGTTTTCCATTGATATGGCTTCTCTCAAATCCGAGTAAACCTGACTGGTTCATCACGAAAAAACCGCCCGAACGGCAACAGTCGTCGGGCGGTCCTGATTTCCTGAACTCGTTGACTTACTTCTCGCGTTTCTCCAGAAACATGCTGATCAAATCGATGGGCACCGGGAAGATCGTTGTCGAGTTCTTCTCGGCGGAAATTTCGGTCAAGGTCTGCAGATAGCGCAGTTGCAGGGAGATCGGCTCAACCGCCAGGATCCGGGCAGCTTCGGCGAGCTTGACCGAGGCCTGCAACTCTCCTTCCGCGTGGATAACCTTAGCACGCCGCTCCCGCTCTGCCTCGGCCTGCTTGGCAATGGCCCGCTGCATCTCCTGCGGCAGGTCGATATTCTTCACCTCGACATTGGCAACCTTCACCCCCCACGGCCCGGTATGGCGGTCAAGGATTTCCTGCAGCTGCTGATTAATCTTCTCGCGGTTCGACAGGAGCTCGTCAAGATCGACCTGGCCGAGGACGCTGCGCAGGGTCGTTTGCGAAAGCTGGCTGGTGGCGTAGAGGTAATCTTCCACTTCGATAATCGCTTTATCCGGCGCGATGACCCTGAAGTAGATAACCGCCGAGACCTTCACCGTGACGTTGTCATGGGTAATGACATCCTGCGGCGGCACCTCGAAAGCAACGGTGCGCAGACTGACCCGCACCAGGCGGTCGACGCCGGGGATGATGAAGAAGAGCCCCGGCCCCCGCACCCCGATCATCCGCCCGAGGCGGAAGAGGACGCCGCGCTCATATTCGGGGAGGATGCGCACCGCGCTGGCAACAAACATGATAAAAAGGACAACCGGAAAGATGAGCGGGATATAGTTGATCAGCTCGAACATGATAAGCCTCCATTGCTTAAGTGAACCTGAAAACGGCAGTTGGCCGCAGATAAGTTCGGATAAAATCTGATAATCAAGAAGGTTATTGTGTCTTGCGCACCTTGAGCTGCATCCCTTCCACCACCTCGACTACCACTTTGTCACCGGCGGCAATCGGCGTGTCACTGCGCGCCTCCCAGTATTCGCCGTGGATAAATACCTTCCCCTCCGGATCGATAGAACTCTGCGCCGTCCCCTCTTCGCCGATCAGCCCTTCCCGGCCGGTTGTCTGCGGTCGGCGCTGGGCGGTCAGAGCCTTCCTGACGATCAGGACAAAGAACCCGGCCGCGACCAGCACCGTCATCAGGATCACATTCCAGGAAAGGCGCAGCCAGGGCTCTGGCGAATCGAAGAGGAGCAGGGATCCAAACACCATGGCGATCAAACCGCCGACGGTCAGCATGCCGTAAGAGACGACGTTAATCTCGGCAATAAGGAGAACCAGAGCAAGGAGAATGAGCAATACTCCGGCATAATTGACCGGCAGAGTCTGAAAAGCGAAGAGGGCGAGGAGGAGGGAGATAGTGCCGATCACCCCCGGCAGGATGACGCCGGGATTAGAGAGTTCGAAGAAGATCCCAAGCATGCCGAGCATCATCAACACATAAGCCACGTTCGGGTTGCTGATCGCATTGCGAATCCGCTCCACTTTCGTCATCTCCGCCGCAGTCACTTGCGCACCCTGCAGTTGCAGAACGAGTTCACGCCCCCCCTTGAACAGCGTCCGTCCCTCCAATTGCTGCAGGAGATCAGCTTGATCCCGCGCGACCAGAT containing:
- a CDS encoding hydroxyacid dehydrogenase is translated as MLKAKAYAAAGATAPLAATIIPRRDTTEDDVQIEILFCGVCHSDLHTVRDEWHSVMPTTYPCVPGHEIVGRVTGIGSAVTRAKTGDLVGVGCLVDSDHDCPSCNHHVEQFCPSATFTYNSPDKHGTAPVTYGGYSERIVVDERFVLIVPTNLSLAGVAPLLCAGITTWSPMKRWGDLKGKKVGVAGLGGLGHMGVKFAKALGAQVVVFTTSPGKREDALRLGAHDVIISKNQEEMKAQAGSFDFILDTIAADHDINAYLGMLGLDGELTLVGAPETPLQVSAFALLFGRKHLSGSLIGGIKETQEMLDFCGAHNITADVEIIPIQKVNEAYERLIKSDVKYRFSIDMASLKSE
- a CDS encoding serine protease, encoding MRLRLVTILFLLFWSILAFGEPATIRVVSIQDPITPVTARFLQRNLDEAARQAEPLVLVEIDTPGGLDTAMREIVKEIFASPAVVVVYVAPSGARAASAGAIICLAADVCAMAPGTNIGAAHPVTLGEKADPTMEAKLVNDAEAYVESIARQRGRDATLAGKMVRDSLSLSADKALEGKVIDLVARDQADLLQQLEGRTLFKGGRELVLQLQGAQVTAAEMTKVERIRNAISNPNVAYVLMMLGMLGIFFELSNPGVILPGVIGTISLLLALFAFQTLPVNYAGVLLILLALVLLIAEINVVSYGMLTVGGLIAMVFGSLLLFDSPEPWLRLSWNVILMTVLVAAGFFVLIVRKALTAQRRPQTTGREGLIGEEGTAQSSIDPEGKVFIHGEYWEARSDTPIAAGDKVVVEVVEGMQLKVRKTQ